A region of Natribaculum luteum DNA encodes the following proteins:
- a CDS encoding adenylate kinase, whose translation MAQPRILILGAPGAGKGTQSANIVEEFDVEHVTTGDALRANKDMDISDMDTEYDTPREYMDQGELVPDEVVNAIVDEALTQADGFVLDGYPRNLEQAEELEEMTDLDVVLMLDVSEEELVHRLTGRRLDPETGEIYHVEYNPPEDEEVEERLVQRDDDDEETVRERLRVYHENTEPVVEYYEEEGTLERVDGEQTPDDVWEDVKATIEDAA comes from the coding sequence ATGGCACAGCCACGAATCCTGATCCTGGGTGCACCGGGTGCTGGCAAGGGGACACAGAGCGCGAACATCGTCGAGGAGTTCGACGTCGAGCACGTCACGACCGGCGACGCGCTCCGGGCGAACAAGGACATGGACATCTCCGACATGGACACGGAGTACGATACCCCACGCGAGTACATGGATCAGGGCGAACTCGTTCCCGACGAGGTCGTCAACGCCATCGTCGACGAGGCGCTCACCCAGGCCGACGGCTTCGTCCTCGACGGCTACCCGCGTAACCTGGAACAGGCCGAAGAACTCGAGGAGATGACCGACCTCGACGTCGTCCTCATGCTCGACGTCAGTGAAGAAGAACTCGTCCACCGGCTGACGGGCCGCCGACTCGACCCCGAAACCGGCGAGATCTACCACGTCGAGTACAACCCGCCGGAAGACGAGGAAGTCGAAGAACGCCTCGTCCAGCGCGACGACGACGACGAGGAGACCGTCCGCGAACGACTGCGCGTCTACCACGAGAACACCGAACCCGTCGTCGAGTACTACGAAGAAGAGGGCACCCTCGAGCGCGTCGACGGCGAGCAGACACCGGACGATGTCTGGGAGGACGTGAAAGCGACGATCGAAGACGCGGCGTAA
- a CDS encoding amphi-Trp domain-containing protein, with the protein MPEEVLFRFEQSMDRSEIAAYLRTVADRLEAGDDLSLEADGQDVALSPPGRPTFEIKAERETSSSGGPPELSVEFELEWTEGDESQGGGGGGLTIE; encoded by the coding sequence ATGCCGGAAGAAGTCCTCTTCAGATTCGAACAGTCGATGGACCGCTCGGAAATCGCAGCGTACCTGCGGACCGTCGCCGACCGACTCGAGGCCGGTGACGACCTCTCCCTCGAGGCGGACGGCCAGGACGTCGCACTCTCTCCGCCGGGCCGACCGACGTTCGAGATCAAAGCCGAACGCGAAACCTCGAGCAGCGGCGGCCCCCCGGAGCTCAGCGTCGAGTTCGAACTCGAGTGGACGGAAGGCGACGAGAGTCAGGGTGGCGGAGGCGGCGGTCTGACGATCGAGTGA
- a CDS encoding amino acid permease has protein sequence MSDEELAKDLGPLAALTIGIGTMIGAGIFVLPGEAVAEAGPLTAVAFVLGGGIALLTALSASELGTAMPKSGGAYFYVNRALGPLFGSIAGLGNWIGLAFASAFYVFGFGEYISRMANTTFGPLDLYVVSLSAAQLIGLVAAILFITVNYVGAKETGRLQNIIVIVLVGILAVFTAFGILNADISTLRPIVPPDKGYSPLLPVTGLIFVSYLGFVQITSVAEEIKEPGKNLPRAVIGSVVIVTAIYALVLLAVLAAVPNELVAGNDTAVVDVARLLIGPIGAGALLLGGLLATASSANASILASSRINFAMGRDKIVSPELNEIHPRFGTPYRSIALTGAFIVLFLLFGDIQTLAKAGSVLHLVIYGLLNVALIVMREADPDEYTPSYRVPFYPATPVLGAVLSFALIVFFEPAVIAIGVGLVVVGALWYLLYARGETEKQGVLSEYILRRADRMPEPAVTAATSVKPDGGAYRVMVPLANPAHEKELITLASAIAKQRGGSVLATHIVQVPDQTPLEKGAEHVEQLDAESAELLESAREDAETLGVDVETRTILSHRSFEEVFDAARTNDADLLVMGWGPHSHGRAESRMDELTQELPCDVLVLKDRGFDASRILVPTAGGPDSELGATVAGLLQSEFDADVSLLYVRDEDESQADAERFLEEWGAENDLEDATLLVESGDVERAIERAADEHTMLVVGATERGLLTRLLRDSLIMDVVEEVECSVLLAEKKRARTLRERLFGWRE, from the coding sequence ATGAGCGACGAAGAACTGGCGAAAGACCTCGGGCCGCTGGCTGCGCTGACGATCGGCATCGGAACGATGATCGGTGCCGGTATCTTCGTCCTGCCGGGCGAGGCCGTCGCCGAGGCGGGCCCGCTGACGGCGGTCGCGTTCGTCCTCGGGGGCGGAATCGCCCTCCTGACGGCGCTTTCGGCGAGCGAACTCGGGACGGCGATGCCCAAGTCGGGTGGTGCGTACTTTTACGTCAATCGAGCGCTCGGGCCGCTTTTTGGTTCGATCGCGGGCCTGGGAAACTGGATCGGGCTGGCCTTCGCTTCGGCGTTCTACGTGTTCGGCTTCGGCGAGTACATCTCTCGCATGGCCAACACCACGTTCGGCCCGCTCGATCTCTACGTGGTCTCGCTGTCTGCGGCGCAGCTAATCGGCCTCGTCGCGGCGATCCTGTTTATCACCGTCAACTACGTCGGTGCCAAGGAGACGGGCCGTCTCCAGAACATCATCGTGATCGTCCTCGTCGGCATCCTTGCGGTGTTCACCGCGTTCGGCATCCTGAACGCCGACATCTCGACGCTGCGACCCATCGTCCCCCCCGACAAGGGGTACTCGCCGCTGTTACCGGTGACTGGCCTGATCTTCGTCTCCTATCTCGGATTCGTCCAGATTACGTCGGTCGCCGAGGAGATCAAAGAACCGGGCAAGAACCTCCCACGGGCGGTCATCGGCAGCGTCGTGATCGTCACTGCGATCTACGCACTCGTGTTACTCGCCGTCCTCGCTGCGGTCCCCAACGAACTCGTCGCCGGCAACGACACGGCGGTCGTCGACGTCGCCAGGCTACTCATCGGACCAATCGGTGCCGGCGCCCTCTTGCTCGGTGGCCTCCTTGCGACGGCCTCGAGCGCGAACGCTTCGATCCTGGCGTCCTCGCGGATCAACTTCGCGATGGGACGTGACAAGATCGTCAGCCCGGAACTCAACGAGATCCACCCACGCTTCGGGACGCCGTACCGCTCGATCGCGCTGACGGGCGCGTTCATCGTGCTCTTTCTCCTGTTCGGTGACATCCAGACGCTCGCGAAAGCCGGCAGCGTGTTACACCTGGTCATCTACGGGCTGTTGAACGTCGCGTTGATCGTCATGCGCGAGGCTGACCCCGACGAGTACACACCCTCCTATCGCGTCCCGTTCTATCCGGCGACGCCGGTTCTGGGGGCGGTTCTCTCGTTTGCCCTCATCGTGTTCTTCGAACCGGCTGTCATCGCCATCGGTGTCGGACTCGTGGTCGTCGGGGCGCTCTGGTACCTGCTGTACGCCCGCGGAGAGACGGAAAAACAGGGCGTCCTCTCGGAATACATTCTGCGACGTGCCGACCGGATGCCCGAACCTGCAGTGACTGCCGCCACGAGCGTCAAGCCCGACGGCGGTGCGTACCGAGTGATGGTGCCACTCGCAAATCCCGCCCACGAGAAAGAGCTGATCACGCTCGCCAGCGCCATCGCGAAACAGCGAGGCGGGTCCGTCCTCGCGACGCACATCGTTCAGGTGCCAGACCAGACGCCCCTCGAGAAGGGGGCCGAGCACGTCGAGCAACTCGACGCGGAGTCGGCCGAACTGCTCGAGTCCGCCCGCGAGGACGCCGAAACGCTCGGCGTCGACGTCGAAACGCGGACGATCCTCTCGCATCGGTCGTTCGAGGAGGTGTTCGACGCCGCACGGACGAACGACGCGGACCTTCTCGTGATGGGCTGGGGGCCACACTCTCACGGCCGAGCCGAGAGCCGGATGGACGAACTCACGCAGGAGCTGCCGTGTGACGTCCTCGTCCTCAAAGATCGTGGATTCGATGCCTCGAGGATTCTCGTCCCGACTGCCGGCGGTCCAGACTCCGAACTCGGGGCGACCGTCGCGGGGCTGCTCCAGTCGGAGTTCGACGCCGACGTGTCGTTACTGTACGTCCGCGACGAGGACGAATCTCAGGCAGACGCGGAGCGATTCCTCGAGGAGTGGGGAGCGGAAAACGACCTCGAGGACGCGACGTTGCTGGTCGAGTCCGGCGACGTCGAACGGGCGATCGAACGAGCCGCCGACGAGCACACGATGCTGGTCGTCGGTGCGACCGAACGCGGACTGCTCACGCGACTGCTTCGTGACTCGCTGATCATGGACGTCGTCGAAGAGGTCGAGTGTTCGGTTCTGCTCGCGGAGAAGAAGCGGGCCCGGACGCTCCGGGAACGGCTGTTCGGCTGGCGCGAGTGA